A single Anopheles funestus chromosome 2RL, idAnoFuneDA-416_04, whole genome shotgun sequence DNA region contains:
- the LOC125766583 gene encoding importin-13, which yields MDEVQTIEAAVLSFYRGGSEQQKETHKWLQQVQNSPQAWSFCWELMQLNKSSEIQFFGAITLNSKLRSDWVEVPKEAHHELKQKLLETIVLFGNGPKIVLNRLCISLGLFIVHMLRHPTVIEEVTNMFLHEQLGNLSKVTQIEILMAVLEGIPVEVKTIRTQIPRPVVCEELNRNAEFVMQTVVTYLNEKLSHSTVEPHDMNGLINAAKCTGTWVAHGNVHLNDREAMVQTLLKAVHYCYWKEPKDDGCLMPEENELAETALKSLANIITSYATQSTKYSFTIISYMKLFLDVLVPILDAEYKENNDNENLALIIYALFLSTLECFSSAIFAGITTDSEEVSKVYTRTVDMLIKCTDKPGTYPVDESCSTYALEFWYMLQEEVLSMDTSERKKRCLEAIKPVYAHVVKVLVRKSQLPTESSLHKWNDDDLEAFRCYRQDIGDTLLSCHDVLNDLMLDVLSEALDESIMYLSYDPQSTESWTLLEATIHAFCSIAQKIEYTEHQQIVKLLKILNEIPYEKYNDKLFGMALETVGAYSEWIGDNPKYLPSAITLLVKGLNSTKASQATLGLKDLTSECQKEVIPYALPLLDACRTALQEGHLKNAEMIRLMYTVGNILSVISYENIILYLDAMVSPCFEELQIHVQNNDRTEPTKARVVLRLEMISKLFSSLNIRKPTEGDMDKGLGPDAQKLPFPGTPVPGAPVQPILLILEKTMGLLKDLCTLWIHDETVIDTLCKALQQALTNLMDDIKPLLTEMCCLVLSILNTNCVVSAADIAGNFILMFYKDQDSRQLMVQLFTAIMDYNFNQMQQNLGKLSRIADLIETFYAFNTRISKKIPICYSEVQVDCMKLVDFATKCMMLPETGPMKKSVTFITMFVKESTNHPVMMNVVLAQGENIVRSTFLCIGGTALRTQVEIFADIFLALNYRYPTEFIQWMKLLEITNFPTAFVSANDKEQFMRKVIKERVNKRLVQDHVRKFAALCRNIVEYENK from the exons ATGGACGAAGTGCAAACTATAGAGGCGGCTGTCCTATCCTTTTATCGTGGTGGCTCCGAGCAGCAGAAAGAAACGCACAAATGGCTACAGCAGGTGCAGAACAGTCCACAGGCCTGGTCTTTCTGTTGGGAGCTGATGCAGCTGAACAAATCGTCCGAGATTCAGTTTTTCGGTGCAATCACACTGAATTCGAAGCTGCGCAGCGATTGGGTGGAAGTGCCGAAGGAAGCGCACCACGAACTGAAGCAGAAGCTGCTGGAAACGATCGTACTCTTTGGAAACGGTCCGAAGATCGTGCTGAACAGGCTTTGCATCTCG CTTGGTCTCTTTATCGTGCACATGCTGCGCCATCCAACGGTGATTGAGGAGGTGACCAATATGTTTCTTCACGAACAGTTGGGCAACCTTTCGAAGGTTACCCAGATCGAGATCCTGATGGCGGTCCTGGAGGGTATCCCGGTGGAGGTGAAAACCATACGAACACAGATCCCTCGACCGGTGGTTTGCGAAGAGCTAAACCGGAATGCGGAGTTTGTCATGCAAACCGTGGTGACGTACCTGAACGAGAAGCTAAGCCACAGTACAGTCGAACCGCACGACATGAATGGGTTGATAAATGCGGCCAAATGTACCGGCACCTGGGTCGCGCATGGAAACGTCCATTTAAACGATCGGGAAGCGATGGTACAAACGTTGCTGAAAGCCGTCCACTACTGCTACTGGAAGGAACCGAAGGATGACGGTTGTTTAATGCCGGAAGAAAACGAACTAGCGGAGACGGCATTGAAGTCATTagcg aacATTATCACTTCGTACGCGACTCAAAGCACGAAGTATTCTTTCACCATCATAAGCTACATGAAGTTGTTTTTGGACGTGCTCGTACCCATCCTGGATGCGGAGTACAAAGAGAACAATGACAACGAAAATCTTGCCCTCATAATCTACGCCCTGTTTCTTTCTACCCTCGAGTGCTTTTCATCGGCAATTTTTGCCGGCATCACCACCGACTCGGAAGAAGTGTCGAAGGTGTACACACGGACGGTCGATATGTTGATCAAATGTACGGACAAACCGGGCACCTATCCGGTGGACGAATCGTGCAGTACGTACGCGTTGGAGTTTTGGTACATGCTGCAGGAGGAGGTCCTTTCGATGGACACCAGCGAACGTAAGAAACGTTGCCTGGAAGCCATTAAACCAGTATACGCTCACGTGGTAAAGGTGTTGGTAAGAAAGTCCCAGCTACCCACGGAATCTTCGCTGCACAAGTGGAACGATGACGATCTGGAAGCGTTCCGATGCTATCGGCAGGATATCGGTGATACGCTCCTTTCCTGCCATGATGTGTTGAACGATCTCATGCTGGATGTGCTGTCGGAGGCGCTCGATGAATCGATCATGTACCTTAGCTACGATCCACAGTCTACCGAAAGCTGGACGCTACTCGAAGCGACCATACACGCGTTCTGTTCCATTGCGCAAAAGATTGAATACACCGAACATCAGCAGATCGTAAAGTTGCTCAAAATACTGAACGAAATCCCGTACGAAAAGTACAACGATAAGCTGTTCGGTATGGCACTCGAGACGGTCGGAGCGTACAGCGAGTGGATCGGGGACAATCCCAAATATCTCCCGTCCGCCATCACGCTTCTGGTGAAGGGGCTAAACTCCACCAAAGCTTCCCAGGCAACGCTCGGTTTGAAGGATCTCACATCCGAATGCCAGAAGGAGGTAATCCCGTACGCACTACCACTGCTGGACGCGTGTCGTACGGCCCTGCAGGAAGGTCACCTGAAGAATGCGGAAATGATCCGGCTGATGTACACCGTCGGTAATATACTGAGCGTGATCTCGTACGAAAACATCATCCTCTACCTGGACGCGATGGTGTCGCCCTGCTTCGAGGAGCTTCAGATACACGTACAAAACAACGATCGGACCGAACCGACCAAGGCACGAGTTGTGCTGCGGCTTGAAATGATCTCGAAGCTATTCTCCTCGCTGAACATTCGGAAACCGACGGAGGGCGACATGGACAAGGGGTTGGGACCGGATGCACAGAAGTTACCTTTTCCCGGTACGCCGGTACCGGGCGCACCCGTACAGCCGATCTTGCTGATACTGGAAAAAACGATGGGACTGTTGAAGGATCTTTGTACGCTGTGGATTCACGATGAAACGGTCATCGATACGCTGTGCAAAGCGCTGCAGCAAGCGCTCACGAATCTGATGGATGACATCAAACCGCTGCTAACGGAGATGTGCTGTCTGGTGCTGTCGATCCTGAACACTAACTGTGTCGTGTCGGCGGCAGACATTGCGGGAAAT TTCATCCTAATGTTTTACAAAGATCAAGACTCTAGACAACTCATGGTGCAACTGTTTACTGCCATCATGGACTATAACTTTAACCAGATGCAG CAAAATTTGGGAAAACTATCCCGGATAGCGGATTTGATTGAAACGTTCTACGCGTTCAACACGAGAATATCGAAGAAGATCCCTATATGCTACAGTGAGGTACAGGTTGACTGTATGAAGCTGGTAGACTTTG CCACCAAGTGTATGATGTTACCCGAGACTGGCCCCATGAAGAAGAGTGTCACGTTTATCACGATGTTCGTAAAGGAATCGACCAATCATCCAGTGATGATGAATGTGGTACTGGCCCAGGGTGAAAATATCGTTCGATCTACCTTTTTGTGCATCG GCGGTACCGCGCTTCGCACACAGGTGGAAATATTTGCCGATATCTTTCTGGCCCTTAACTACCGCTATCCGACAGAGTTTATCCAGTGGATGAAGCTGCTAGAAATAACAAACTTCCCGACGGCATTCGTTAGCGCAAACGATAAGGAGCAATTTATGCGAAAAGTTATCAA
- the LOC125766617 gene encoding 40S ribosomal protein S15Aa, which yields MVRISVLADALKCINNAEKRGKRQVLIRPNSKVVIKFLTVMMKHGYIGEFEIVDDHRSGKVVVNLTGRLNKAGIISPRFDTKVNDLERWTNNLLPSRQFGYVVLTTSGGIMDHEEARRKHLGGKILGYFF from the coding sequence ATGGTCCGTATCAGCGTGCTGGCTGATGCACTGAAGTGCATCAACAATGCAGAAAAGCGTGGCAAGCGCCAGGTCCTGATTCGCCCGAACTCAAAGGTGGTCATCAAGTTCCTGACCGTGATGATGAAGCACGGCTACATCGGCGAGTTCGAAATCGTCGATGATCACCGCAGCGGAAAGGTCGTGGTCAATCTAACCGGCCGCCTGAACAAGGCCGGCATCATCTCGCCCCGGTTCGACACGAAAGTGAACGATCTGGAACGCTGGACCAACAATCTGCTGCCCTCTCGTCAGTTTGGCTACGTCGTGCTCACTACCAGCGGTGGAATCATGGACCACGAAGAGGCTCGGCGGAAGCATTTGGGAGGAAAGATTCTCGGATATTTCTTCTAA
- the LOC125766600 gene encoding LOW QUALITY PROTEIN: dynein assembly factor with WDR repeat domains 1-like (The sequence of the model RefSeq protein was modified relative to this genomic sequence to represent the inferred CDS: inserted 1 base in 1 codon), translated as MRLIKIYLRYYPPGIALNYQKKGIEGTKMIDLFDLTPSCDLQVLTKQIASTEPLITQEVFPQVTEILEKLQKKLKEPVKTKFYLFKTLQTHILPLTNVCFDKSGKKCITGSYDRTCRIWNVESGDEEKVLKGHENVVFSVAYNYPRWYVFVXAYIAVTLTPRFLSFPLLISDRILTGSFDKTAKIWNPVSGNCINTLWGHTAEIVGAEFNPHQCELVATCSMDNTARVFHSETGQEVHLFADHSAEVISARFNKEGTLLLTASFDETATVWDMRAKEHAIVIRGHEAELSNAVWNFQCNLIATSSLDRTAKIWDLRRLDDAQATATHKDEVLDVAFNCTGTRLATGSADCTAKVWDVTGNFELVTIMAGHTDEVSKVTFSPPGGLLLTASADKTARIWNSGTGTCTQTLSGHDGEVFSCSFNYSGDAIITASKDNTCKIWR; from the exons ATGAGATTAATCAAGATTTACCTTCGTTACTATCCACCAG GAATTGCTCTGAACTACCAAAAGAAAGGTATCGAAGGGACAAAAATGATAGATTTGTTCGATCTTACTCCAAG CTGTGATCTCCAAGTGCTAACGAAGCAAATTGCATCCACCGAACCACTTATTACGCAAGAAGTGTTCCCCCAGGTTACGGAAATACTGGAAAAGCTGCAAAAGAAGCTAAAGGAACCAGTGAAGACAAAGTTTTATCTATTTAAAACGCTACAAACTCACATTCTGCCGCTCACGAATGTGTGTTTCGACAAGTCCGGAAAGAA ATGTATTACCGGGTCTTATGATCGTACCTGCCGCATATGGAATGTGGAGAGCGGCGATGAAGAGAAAGTTCTTAAAGGCCACGAAAATGTCGTCTTTTCTGTGGCCTACAACTATCCCAGATGGTATGTCTTCG TTGCTTACATAGCAGTAACACTTACAccacggtttctttctttcccccTCCTCATCAGTGACCGTATACTTACGGGATCGTTTGACAAAACTGCCAAGATATGGAATCCCGTTTCGGGCAACTGTATCAACACCCTTTGGGGACATACGGCCGAAATTGTGGGTGCCGAATTTAATCCACATCAGTGCGAGTTGGTCGCTACCTGCAGTATGGATAATACGGCTCGCGTTTTTCATTCCGAAACTGGCCAAGAGGTACATCTGTTTGCGGACCACTCGGCCGAAGTTATATCTGCACGGTTCAACAAGGAAGGAACGCTGCTGCTGACGGCCTCGTTCGACGAAACTGCCACCGTTTGGGATATGCGTGCGAAGGA ACATGCCATCGTTATCCGAGGTCACGAGGCGGAGCTAAGTAACGCAGTTTGGAACTTCCAGTGCAATCTAATCGCAACAAGTTCCCTCGATCGGACGGCCAAGATTTGGGATCTTCGACGTCTGGACGATGCACAGGCAACGGCCACCCACAAGGACGAGGTGCTCGATGTTGCTTTCAACTGTACCGGCACTCGATTGGCCACCGGTAGTGCAGACTGTACTGCCAAAGTGTGGGACGTTACCGGGAACTTCGAACTCGTCACCATTATGGCGGGCCATACCGATGAGGTGTCCAAGGTAACGTTCAGCCCACCGGGCGGTTTGTTGCTGACAGCATCGGCAGACAAGACGGCACGCATCTGGAACTCGGGCACCGGAACCTGCACCCAAACGCTGTCCGGGCACGATGGGGAAGTGTTCTCCTGCTCGTTCAACTACTCCGGTGACGCCATCATTACCGCATCGAAGGACAACACGTGTAAGATATGGAGATGA
- the LOC125766603 gene encoding glycosyltransferase-like domain-containing protein 1-like, translating to MAQILILEAFYGGSHKQLIDVLTKKFTEEEYDLFTIPAKKWHWCARMSALHFAGRIPATHQYRIIFCSSVLNLSELIGMRTDLTNCRKIVYFHENQLCYPVRDSKQRDVQYGINQITSCLCADRVLFNSRYNMTSFLESVQSFLNIVPNMSFKGVRDKIAPKCNVLYFPVEFGNLSRTRSSKKEDSEKKPLHIIWPHRWEHDKNPEQLVEALLALQEKGVNFHVSILGERFETIPNCFENIEDQLHGKVIQFGPLSREDYRRTLAEGDVVLSTALHEFYGVAMLEAVYSGCVPLAPNRLVYPELYPSDKLFNTTAQLVKQLYNWCRNRTLFEKHRDAFFSQISLDAYTADQLVPQFIGIIRNVS from the exons ATGGCGCAAATTTTAATTCTGGAAGCATTCTACGGTGGATCCCATAAGCAATTGATAGATGTTTTAACCAAGA AATTTACTGAGGAAGAATACGATTTATTTACGATACCCGCGAAAAAATGGCACTGGTGTGCAAGGATGAGTGCATTACACTTTGCGGGACGTATTCCCGCCACCCATCAGTACCGAATAATATTCTGCAGCTCGGTGCTAAATCTATCGGAACTGATCGGAATGCGAACGGATTTGACTAACTGCCGCAAGATAGTTTACTTCCACGAGAATCAACTCTGCTATCCGGTGAGGGATAGTAAACAGCGTGATGTACAGTATGGAATCAATCAGATAACGAGCTGCCTTTGTGCGGACAGGGTGCTGTTTAACTCACGCTACAACATGACCTCTTTCCTGGAGAGTGTGCAATCGTTTTTGAACATCGTACCAAATATGAGCTTTAAAGGCGTGCGTGATAAAATTGCTCCTAAATGTAACGTTTTGTATTTCCCCGTTGAGTTTGGGAATCTCTCGAGAACGCGATCCAGTAAAAAGGAGGATTCAGAAAA AAAACCTCTTCACATAATTTGGCCCCATCGATGGGAACACGACAAAAATCCCGAACAACTTGTAGAGGCATTGTTGGCGCTGCAGGAAAAAGGGGTCAACTTTCACGTgtcgatacttggtgaaaggTTTGAAACCATTCCAAACTGTTTCGAGAACATTGAGGATCAACTGCACGGGAAGGTGATACAGTTTGGACCTCTATCTAGAGAGGATTATCGGCGCACCTTAGCAGAAGGTGATGTAGTACTCTCTACTGCACTACACGAGTTCTATGGAGTGGCAAT GCTCGAAGCAGTCTACAGTGGTTGTGTTCCACTAGCACCGAATCGCTTAGTTTATCCTGAACTATATCCAAGCGATAAACTTTTCAACACGACCGCCCAGTTAGTAAAACAGCTGTACAATTGGTGCCGCAATcgtaccctgttcgagaagcATCGGGATGCCTTTTTTAGTCAAATCAGCTTGGATGCTTATACGGCTGACCAGCTAGTACCGCAATTCATCGGAATAATAAGAAACGTGAGCTGA